From the Paenibacillus sp. FSL H8-0548 genome, one window contains:
- a CDS encoding sugar ABC transporter permease, translating to MRNLKLQRSGPYLVMAPGMLLLLLFAIYPFIFLFVISFQEYSPIQAVKPFIGIDNYAQLFQDHNFWNAIKVTAIFVISTVGLEFMIGLALAVVLNQLKLGQRIFQSIILIPIAMAPTVVGLMFRFMMNEQYGVFNYFVELLGFSRTAWLSDPQLALPALIMTDVWQWTPFMMIILLAGLKGIPDEPYEAASIDGASAWQSFRYVTIPQLSRIIFIALLLRTIDAFRIYDTIYMMTKGGPINVTSTLSWIVYDKGFKFLEFGYGAAISVVMLILVVTILMLVLRKIDLFETGGKS from the coding sequence ATGAGAAACCTGAAGTTGCAGCGAAGCGGCCCTTATCTTGTAATGGCACCTGGAATGCTCCTATTGCTGCTGTTTGCGATATATCCTTTTATTTTCCTGTTCGTGATCAGCTTTCAGGAGTACAGCCCGATTCAAGCGGTAAAGCCGTTTATCGGCATTGATAACTATGCTCAGCTCTTTCAGGACCATAATTTTTGGAATGCCATAAAGGTGACGGCGATATTCGTCATCAGCACGGTAGGTTTGGAATTTATGATCGGTTTAGCTCTGGCTGTCGTTTTGAACCAGTTGAAGCTGGGACAGCGTATATTCCAATCTATTATTTTGATTCCAATTGCAATGGCTCCTACCGTCGTCGGACTCATGTTCCGATTTATGATGAACGAACAGTACGGTGTATTCAATTATTTTGTGGAGCTGCTTGGTTTTTCCAGAACAGCTTGGCTGTCGGATCCGCAATTGGCGCTGCCTGCGTTAATTATGACCGATGTATGGCAGTGGACACCATTTATGATGATCATTCTGCTCGCAGGATTAAAGGGAATACCGGATGAGCCCTACGAAGCGGCAAGTATTGACGGGGCTTCGGCCTGGCAGTCCTTCCGTTATGTGACGATTCCTCAGCTGTCGCGAATTATATTCATTGCTTTGCTGCTAAGAACGATCGACGCTTTCCGGATCTATGACACCATCTACATGATGACGAAGGGCGGACCGATAAACGTAACGTCTACTCTGAGCTGGATTGTGTATGACAAAGGCTTTAAATTTTTGGAATTCGGCTATGGAGCGGCAATTAGCGTCGTGATGCTTATTCTTGTCGTAACCATTCTAATGCTTGTGCTTAGGAAAATCGATTTGTTTGAAACGGGGGGTAAATCATGA